The Rubripirellula tenax genome contains the following window.
GTTCTTGCCGAGCGTACGCACCGGCCTTGTAGCCACGCCATGCTTGACAGCGGATATTGGCCTGGATGTACTTCCAGTCGATGTCGCTGACTTTTGAGACTTCCTGAGTTTTCAAACGAATATCCTCCGGCTGGAGGTTCGTTCGACGACTCCGGCCAGCGAATACCGTGCTGCAAACGGACGATCGTTCACAGAGAAACACGGGCCAGCGGGATCAGCTCGAAGGCGAATCTCTCAGCTGGAGTCACGGCGACTCATGACGTGAGTCTTTGGCACATGGCGTGAGTCGTTCGGAATTTTGTTGTTTTTTGAAAAGGCGCAGTGGCAGAGCCGAAACGGGCTCTCGAAGAAGTATGGAAATTTCCAAACTGGCATCGCGAGTTCCGATCTTCCCGCTTTTCAGCGCGGTGAGCTTGCTCGTCGGCTGGTTTCTTCCAGGGTTCTATGCCTGGACCGACTCCGACCAAAGCCGCCCGTCGCCGCTGCTGTGGAAGGTTCCGCTGTGGTCGGCGATTGCTTCCGCAGTCTTTTGCGTTGCTCTGCCTTGGTTGCCCATCGGGACCAAAACGCCAATAGACGCCCCACCAAAGACAATGCGATTCTCCGTTCGCTCATTGCTGATGATCACCGCCGGTGTTGCAGTGGCGATTCCGCTGTTTGCAAAGTTCCCACTCGTGTTGAGTGGGATAGCGTGCGTCGGAGCGTACGCATACTTAATTTGGTTCTGCGTAAGAAACCCACCGCATTGCATGGCCGCATCGGCACTGATCGCGTGTTTGATCCTGCCATACGCCTGGGTCGTCGGGTACGACGAACTCGACCGCCTACTGCCAACACTGGCAGTTATGATCGCCGGAATGCCAGCCTTTCTTCCGGCGGCGTTCCTAAGTCAACTGTTCGGCCAACACTTCCAAGAATCACAATGGCTGGCGTTTCTACTGACCGCAGTCGAGCTTCTGATCGGCATCTGGATGATTCGCCTGGGTCCGAAACGAACGATCGCGTACCTACTGCTTGTCATGCTGAACTCTGCCGTAGGCTCGCTGGGTTTCTATATGATGTGCATCGCCTAAAATGCAAATGAAGAAATCGTCCCTATCAATCATTATCTTGCTCGGAGACGAAGCCCTTCAGGAATTCGTGATCTGAGATAAGTTGCGTACGGATCATGAATACTTGACCAGTGCCGGAGTCGCTGTTGGTATCGTCCTCATCAGACTCACTCGAATACGGTTTGGGCGAGAACACTAGCAACGCTTCCGACTTTTTCAGCATGCTTTCCACGGCGATTGAATCCGACTTAACCGTTGGCACTTGGATAGTCACTCGTTGGTTCGGATCATTACTACGCGAATTCGGTAGGCTCGCGAGCTTGACTCCTTCAACACTCGCTTGAGTTAAAACCATCTGCAACTTCACTTCCTCATCCGGCGAAACGGTCGTTTTCAACAAAAATTTCCAACCGTCCTCAAAGACAGAAATCTTTGGCTGCATCGCCGTCGCTTTGTCACCAGCAATCTCCCACACATCGGTGACGAATGGTCGTTGGGACACATCGCTGATGACGGCACATTGGCCGTTGAACATCGTGACCTTGGGAGCTTGCATGAGGTTCGACCGACTGTCGAGTTGCAGTTGACGAATGAATCGTTCGCTTTGCAGCCGGCTGATCTTGGCGGCGCGTATCGGCATCGAAGCTGATTGTTCAATCTGGTAGTCTTCGTTTGTACTTGGCTGCAAACCCAACGCATCGAGTGAGAGCGTCGCTTCCGCCCAGCCTTCTGGATCGTCTAAGACCGGTGAATGATCAAGCCGGGCGAAGCGTGCTGTCGCTTCCGAAGTTGTCCAGTCGAATTGATCAAGCAGCTCTATGTTTGTGTCGATTACCCGGAGCTCAGTGATAATCTGCCAAAGCCCCGACTGCTCGAATGCCGAAAGCATTTGCCTCATCAGCGTTTCTTGCTGTTTCGTTACTTCGACTGTCATCACGCCGTCAGTGATTCTTGCTTCGGCACGCTGATCTGCAGTCACCGGGTACATCGCGAAGTAATGCAGCACAAATCGCTCGGCATCAATCCCCGGCTCAAGCTCCTTCGCTTTACGTATCGCATTTTCGACATTGATGGAAACGACTCGGGTGTCTTGGGGAGTAGGGGACTGATTTGAGCCGTCAGTACGTTTCCATTCGACTCCAGACAACGCAACCTCGAAATTCGGAACGGGTCGTGGCTTTATAGCGGGCGTTTCGATCGGTTTGGCGTCGGTCAATCCACAGATGGCAACCATGCCGATCGCAGGAATTGCCACCAATCCTCGAAGCCAACTTCTTCTATGAACTGGCGTTCCCAACGATTCGATTCGCCGCCCGAGACCTTTCGGTGCCGCCATCGCGAGAAGACCAATTGTCGGCTGTCCGGATGTCAAATAACCGCGCGGCGATGGCCCGCCAGTTGCAAATTGAAGCAGAAGTTCGCCGTACTCGCGAATCTGTGTCTCATTCAAATGCAGCGTCGCGAGTTCATCAGCGGATCGTTCCATACTCTGTTGCAGCTTGGAGACGGCGATCCAAGACAACGGGTTGAACCATTGAATCGCCTTTGCCACGGTTGCCAGTGAAAGCCACAGTCCATCGCGACCCTTGACGTGAGCGACTTCGTGACGAAACACCCATTCGATTTGTTCGGTTGTCAGCTCCTCTCGCCATTTTCGAGGAAGGCACACGGTAGGCCGAAACAATCCAAACATCGCAGGGGCATGCAGCGTCGGAACCTCTTTCAGTTTCGGACGTCGTCCGACACCAAGCTCATCGCAAACCCGCAACATGCAATCGACAGTCGACCGATCCGTGACGAGCGGGTGCGACCGCAGTGCCCAAGCGAAGCGAGCATGTGACACGAAGTGGCGAAGAAGCAGCACGATGCCGATGACTGGCAAACCTAAGATGATTGTGTAGCCCATCAGATTGAATACTGTCGCCAGCACTCCATAGTAGGACTCACCTTCATCCACCTGATTGAACTCCTGCCCGGCTACGGCCGACTCACGCAGGGCGACTTCTTCCGCGGTGATCTGCGCAACGACAGCATCGGCTGCTGCCTGTTCCTCTGCCGTGGCACCGGGTGGAAGAAGAGCAACCGTGACCGATTTCCCGTCGTCGTCTTCGTAGGTGAAAGTATCGAATCCACTCGATTCCGATTGGACTTCTTGCTCACCTGATACCAGCGTTTGCATTGGTTTGTCAGCAATGGCACTGATCGCCACCCGTGATTCCACCGAGACGGGAAGCAATAACCTTGCGACCACAATCAGCCAGAGCCAGCACGAGTAGCGTGCGGGCACTTGTTTGCGGAGAACCATCGCCAAAACAGCGACGATCGCAAAAACAGGTAACGCACGCCAACTGGCAAGAAACGCGAAGTAAATCACTTCAGAACACGGTTCAGCAATTCGTTCGATCATTCCTTTGATCCCTTGTTTTTGAAGTTCTTTGTTTTGGAGTCCAACATTTCACGCAGTTGAGTCAATTCGTCTTCGCTCAACTTGGACGTTTTCACGAGGTGCAGAAGAGCCGGCGTGGCATCGCCACCGAAGACAACGTCTAAGAACGAGCGACTTGCTTTACGAACACAGGCGCTGCGACGCACCGCGACGGTGTAGCGGTATTTCTTGCCGATTTGTTCGGTCGTCAATGCACCCTTCTTCACCAGTCGGTGAAGCATGGTTTTGACCGTCGCGTCGGACCAACCGTTGTCAGATCCGAGCGCCGCGATGACGTCGCTTGCTTCTGTTGGACCTGAATCCCAAATGAGATTCATGACGATCCATTCCGCGTCTGATAGCTGCATGAGTTTTCCTTTTTCGATGACAGATGTAAACAGTTTACGACCGTAATCGGAAATAGCACAAGATCAGTTACCGAGATCTTACTATTGGATGCTTAGCCTTCCCAAGCGGGGACATCATCGGGAGAGTAACACATCGCGTTTCCTTTGAACGCGCGTGTCAAGTGCTCAGCCAGATCAACATGGTGCTCGGCGATGCGTTTGATGTCACGGTTAACGGCTTGCCTTACATTCTTGCGTGACTTGGATTCGTCGGTGAAGACTCGGGCTTTGCCGTTCCTACCAGTGTCCTTTTGAAGTTGCGAGAGAATCTCGTATTGCTCAGTTTGCAGCGTTTCTAGCGTACCTGCATCGTTGTTGCGTTCTGCTTCCGCGATGCGGGCACTGATATCGGCCAACGTCCGCTTGTACTCACGGCGAGCGTCTTCGTCGAATGCCTCGCCCATACCGCTGGTGGAAGACCGAGCCGCGATCCCAGTGCGAGCGTTCTCGAGTTCGACGGGATTCAGTGCTTTCCCTGGGCGAGACAAAAACTCTGCGAGATACCACATGCCAATCGCATCGGAGAGCACGAACCGATTCTTCTCGAAACAGATCTCCCAGTGGTCGCCGGTCATGCGGAACGAGTTTAGAGGAGAATCTTCGCCCAGTCCGAGTCGGTAGCGAAGCTCGTCCAACGCCGCGGTACTCACAATGATCGCCCCCTCTTGGATGAAGAACAGATCATCGGCGGCGATGACCGTGACCTCGAACGTTCGCTCGATTGAGTCAAGGTCGATGCAAGTCCCAGCGAGCGACGGGACCAGCAGTACCGTCCTCGCACCAACACTCATTGCCGTTTCGATAAGCGACGTCTGATCTGTACGAGCGCAAAAATGAACGGTCGTCGACGCGAAGCGAGGCGGTAGCCGGCCCAGTTTCTGAACAGATCCATTCGGAATAGCTGACAAACTCTCGGCGCGCCCACCAAGCAACGGCATCAACGTTTTGCCGAGTTTTGGAACGCTGAACGTACAAATCGTCAACGCATTCCGATCAACGTCGAACACCTCGCCTTGAAGACGATTGATGCCGACGAAGGTTCCGTCATCGTGCTCGATGACGTCGCATGCGGTGACAACATCACTGGCCAGCGTCCATGCAGCCAGGTCTGGCGTCGCGGAAAGGAACTGGTGGCACAGTTCCCAATGTTCACCCAGCTCGACCTGCCACGCTCGCCGTGGTGCTCGCAGGCTTGGAATCCGAGAGAGCGTTTGCCAAAGTCGTAGGTGTTGCAGGGTCACGAGGTAGTCCGGTAGTCTTGATTCCGTGGTGAGTCATCCAGGCTTCGATCAGTTCGACGCCGACTTGTCGCGAGTACGAAATAGTGTTGCCCGAGTGAATCGTCGCCGTGACTTCGGGGTAGTCCCGCAAAGTGAATCGAAATTTCGCTTTCGTGATCCGGGTACCGAGAGTGAGTTGCTGCTGGTGTTCACGCAGTTGGACGAAGATGCGTCGCCCACGAAAGGTCTTGGTTAGGTTCTGACTCCCCATGAACACTTCAGTGACTTCATCGAGCTGAACGGATTCGATTCCGTCGATGAAAGCTGGCGATTCAATGTCTTCACCGAGTTCATGAATCGGCGATAGGTCAAACAACTCCGACGTTGGAAAAAAGTCCTCGTCACCGAACAGTTGTTCGCCGATCAAACGGCAGTATTCACGGTGCTCACTGATCAACGAAGCGTGAACGTGCAACTCGCCAAGCTGCTTTTGAACGAGGATGGTGTCGTAGCCGGCCGGTCGTTGGACTTGATAGCGACTCTTTTCGCCCTCGATGTATTCGCCGCGTTTCAGGTTTTCGCCACGACGGACAACGAATGCCAGAACGTCGCCCACGTCATGCATCCACAACGCTGTCCCACCACCACGGTGCCGATCGCGGTTAAATGTCGACAAGCGTTTCTCCATCGCATTGATGACGACCGTGGTCGGCAACTGAAACGGCATCGGTTTCTCGTGCCGATTCATGTAGTGCCGAAAGGAACGCTGGCCGGTCGCGATACGCTCGTAGTTCGATCGTCGCAGCAATTCGGGATGAATCATCCAGGTTCGCATCGCCAGGTCCGCCGGCGTTAGTTCGTCGTTCGTTGGCAGCGGAATGCCGGCTTTGGAATAGGCCAAGATCAAGGACTCCATTCCTCGATCGTTGGCGACTTCGTCGATGTGAAATTGAGCTTCGATCAGTTCGCTGGGAGCGGACCGCGTCGGTGTCCTCAGCAGACGTGCGAGCTTTTTGAATTGGTCTTCGTCGAAACTGGTGTCGGCTGAGATCGTGAAGTTCCGCGCGACGAAGTAGTCGGAGAACGGCAGCAGAAAGTCGCGAAGTAGATCGAGGTCGACAGATCCGAAGTCATTGTTGAGGAAACTCGGTGATCGGAAAGCAGGCATTTGGGACTCATGAAAAATCAGCTTTGGCGATGAACATCCTTGGGGAATGGCGAGGCGGCTAGCGCTTGCTAGCAAACTCCGTGCTCCTGTTTATCAGACACATGTCCCGTGACACGTTTGGTCCATCGTCGCCAGAAAATTCTTCGCAGCCCTTACGACCGGTCCGGTTTTGACGGTGGGCCAGACCGCAATTCAGCCCACAAAACACCTTGCTTTTTCCAGTCCATTTCCATCGTCAGCGGGCGCAGAAGTTTTTCCGAGATCTGCGGCTTGCCCTTCTTCATCCGAGGCAGGAACAGCAGCTCTTCCTGAATGTCGGGAGCCAGCAACGTCAGACTGAGGATCTGCGAAACGCGAGGCTGCGACACATGACCGATCTCCGCAATGTGCTGCAGTCCCGTCGCCCGACCGGACCGGAGCAGCTCGTCAAACCGAATCGCCAATGCCATCAGCCGCGTGATTCGCGGCAGCGTGCCCGGAACAGCTTCCTTCTCGTCGACGATTTTGTGGCGACGCGATGTCGTCACCGCGATCGTCTTGCGAACCGTGATCATGCGACCGACTCCTCGCACTCTTCGACAAGCGCGGTGATCGCCGTCGGGTGGTACGAGATCGCCATCGAACCAGCGTCAGGATCGTAGACGACTCTCGCAACGAGCAGCTCGACGAGATGCACACGTTCTTTCGCCGTCAGCGAAGCCCAAACCACTTTGAAGTCCGACATCGCAATGTCGATGTCGAGCCGCGAGAGTTGGCGGGCCGCGACTTGTTTCAATTTTTCCGTCGCGACAACAACATCGGCTTCCGCCTTCGCAATCCGGGCTTTCAAGTCCTCGACTCGGATATCGTTCAGGTTCTCGAACACTTCGTGCTTCAGTATTCGTTGAACCTCCGGGTGTGGTCTCTTCAGGGCGCAGTTTGACGGTTGATTGAGGTGCGTCGGTTTCGCGGCATTGCGTAACCTCGGATTGGTGTTTCAGAACAAGGGCGTCCCGCGTCACACTGATGTTGCAAAACAAAAAAACGTGGGAGTCAACCTATGGCGCGGTCTTGAAGGCTAATGAGGCGTCGATACGACCTTACGCACCCAAAGCTACCACGAACCATCAATTGGCCGCGTAAACTCGCGCCCTGGCGAGACGACACCCGAACCTCCTCGGTGTCCCGGTTGACTTGAGCTTTTAACTGAGCCAATAGCGTTTCAACTTCGGCTTGCTCTTTATCAAGCAATGCCTTCGATCCTTGGAACACCGCGTCACGCAAGCCTTGGTCATCAACAACCACTCGGAGTTCATCGACGACCGCGGCTTCGATCATTGCGGCTGAGACCGACCCCATCTCACAAGCATCGGCCCCACTCTTCACCGTCGTTTGGCAAGCGTAATACCGATACACGCTCGACTTCTTCCTGGTCGTTCGGTGAACCATTCGGCAGTCGCAGTACGGACAAACAAGGATGCCCTTCAACAGTGCCGAGTACTTGTTGACCAGCCGCTGTGCCCTCCCTTTCTGGTGGGCTTTCAGCATCTTGCCGACCGCGTCGAACGTTTCTTGGTCGATGATTGCGTCGTGCTCACCCTCGTAAACATGTTCCTTGTAGGCGATCTTACCCACATAGAGCGGACTCGTAAGCAGTGAGTGAACTGCTGGCTTGTCGAACACTCTGCCGCCGCGCGTCCGCCCAGTACGGGTCCGCCAGATCTTGTTCGGCCAGCCGAATTCTTGAAGGCGTTTCACCACCGGCAACAGCGAACGGTACTCCAGGTACATCTCGAAGATTTTGCGAACCTGCTTCGCTTCGTTTGCGTTTACGACGAGCTTGGGACTCGTCCCACTGCGGTCAACGTCGAATCCGAGCACCGGCATCCCGCCCGACCATTTGCCCTTGGCTCGCATCGCGGCGATCTTGTCGCGAATCCGATCGCCAATGATTTCACGCTCGAATTGGGCAAACGACAGCAGAATATTCAACGTCAGCCGGCCCATCGAATGCGTCGTGTTGAACTGCTGCGTCACCGAAACAAACGAAACTCCGAATTTGTCGAACGTCTCCATCACTCGGGAAAAGTCCATCAGCGATCGACTCAGTCGGTCAACCTTGTAGACCACCACGCAGTCGACTTTGCCGGCCTCGATGTCCTCCATCAGCCGTTTCATTGCTGGCCGTTCGAGGTTGCCGCCCGAGAAACCTCCGTCGTCATACATCTCCGGCAAGCAACGCCAGCCCTCGGCTTTCTGACTGGCGATGAACGCTTCGCCCGCTTCACGCTGTGCGTCCAGCGAGTTGAATTCCTGTTGCAAACCTTCTTCAGTCGACTTGCGAGTGTAAATCGCACATCGGATCGTTTTCACTTGCTGCGTTTCTGGTTTCTTGCTCATGCGTGTTCTCCCAACTTGAAAAATCGGAAGCCGCTCAAGTGGTTTCCTGTGATGGATTTGGCGACCGCCGACAGAGAGTCGAAACGTTCGTCCTCGTATTCAAAACCGTCGGTCAGAATCAGCACGCGCCGAATCTTGCCCTTGTATCGCCGCTCGACAAAGCTGCCCGGTGGCGGAATCCGAGGATCCCAATTCGGTGGCATCTTGGTTCGCACCACGTCGCCACCGACTTTCGGCTTCGGCGGAGTCACTCGGATCACCGATTCGTCGGCGATCGGTCCGGCTCGAAGCAATGCTCGTTCGCTGAGTCCGCCTTCTTCGTTCGCCTGGATCCGCCAAGCGATGCGGCGGACGATGAAGTTGCGATTTCGGGAACGACATTTCTCTTGATGAACGACCTCGAACTTCGCCACCAGTTGGTCAATCGTCAGATCGGACAACTCGGCGATTTCAAATGCTGCACTAGGACTCATCAGCTACCTCCGGTTGGCTCGGGGGTTGAGATTTGTCTTGCGTGCTTTTGGCTGCCGCCTTGTCCAGGGTTCGTCGGATCGCCCGCGCCAAAATGGTCGCGATCTCTTCGCGTTGTTGTTCGCTCAATTGGAGCACCGTTACTGTTCGAGAGTTCATCGCGGACCGTCTTGCCCGTTGCAAAACAGTCACCGCGAGACACAGTGATCACTGACGGCGGAGAGATCTCAAGTCCCGTTTCCTCAATCTCGCGAGAACTTTCCAAAGTCTCTGGAATCTCGCCGCGTTTGACCCGAATCGTCACCAACTCCAGCAATTTCGCCACTTTCCGCACCTGAACAACAGGCTGGATATAGTCCAACGCCATATAACCCTTCCTCCTAAAACCAATCCCTAGCGAACCGAACGAAACGGTCCCGCCCTCAGGGTTATGTAGGAGAGAACTCGGTAGGGTT
Protein-coding sequences here:
- a CDS encoding BlaI/MecI/CopY family transcriptional regulator encodes the protein MQLSDAEWIVMNLIWDSGPTEASDVIAALGSDNGWSDATVKTMLHRLVKKGALTTEQIGKKYRYTVAVRRSACVRKASRSFLDVVFGGDATPALLHLVKTSKLSEDELTQLREMLDSKTKNFKNKGSKE
- a CDS encoding M56 family metallopeptidase, producing MIERIAEPCSEVIYFAFLASWRALPVFAIVAVLAMVLRKQVPARYSCWLWLIVVARLLLPVSVESRVAISAIADKPMQTLVSGEQEVQSESSGFDTFTYEDDDGKSVTVALLPPGATAEEQAAADAVVAQITAEEVALRESAVAGQEFNQVDEGESYYGVLATVFNLMGYTIILGLPVIGIVLLLRHFVSHARFAWALRSHPLVTDRSTVDCMLRVCDELGVGRRPKLKEVPTLHAPAMFGLFRPTVCLPRKWREELTTEQIEWVFRHEVAHVKGRDGLWLSLATVAKAIQWFNPLSWIAVSKLQQSMERSADELATLHLNETQIREYGELLLQFATGGPSPRGYLTSGQPTIGLLAMAAPKGLGRRIESLGTPVHRRSWLRGLVAIPAIGMVAICGLTDAKPIETPAIKPRPVPNFEVALSGVEWKRTDGSNQSPTPQDTRVVSINVENAIRKAKELEPGIDAERFVLHYFAMYPVTADQRAEARITDGVMTVEVTKQQETLMRQMLSAFEQSGLWQIITELRVIDTNIELLDQFDWTTSEATARFARLDHSPVLDDPEGWAEATLSLDALGLQPSTNEDYQIEQSASMPIRAAKISRLQSERFIRQLQLDSRSNLMQAPKVTMFNGQCAVISDVSQRPFVTDVWEIAGDKATAMQPKISVFEDGWKFLLKTTVSPDEEVKLQMVLTQASVEGVKLASLPNSRSNDPNQRVTIQVPTVKSDSIAVESMLKKSEALLVFSPKPYSSESDEDDTNSDSGTGQVFMIRTQLISDHEFLKGFVSEQDND
- a CDS encoding recombinase family protein, encoding MSKKPETQQVKTIRCAIYTRKSTEEGLQQEFNSLDAQREAGEAFIASQKAEGWRCLPEMYDDGGFSGGNLERPAMKRLMEDIEAGKVDCVVVYKVDRLSRSLMDFSRVMETFDKFGVSFVSVTQQFNTTHSMGRLTLNILLSFAQFEREIIGDRIRDKIAAMRAKGKWSGGMPVLGFDVDRSGTSPKLVVNANEAKQVRKIFEMYLEYRSLLPVVKRLQEFGWPNKIWRTRTGRTRGGRVFDKPAVHSLLTSPLYVGKIAYKEHVYEGEHDAIIDQETFDAVGKMLKAHQKGRAQRLVNKYSALLKGILVCPYCDCRMVHRTTRKKSSVYRYYACQTTVKSGADACEMGSVSAAMIEAAVVDELRVVVDDQGLRDAVFQGSKALLDKEQAEVETLLAQLKAQVNRDTEEVRVSSRQGASLRGQLMVRGSFGCVRSYRRLISLQDRAIG
- a CDS encoding DUF2924 domain-containing protein; translated protein: MSPSAAFEIAELSDLTIDQLVAKFEVVHQEKCRSRNRNFIVRRIAWRIQANEEGGLSERALLRAGPIADESVIRVTPPKPKVGGDVVRTKMPPNWDPRIPPPGSFVERRYKGKIRRVLILTDGFEYEDERFDSLSAVAKSITGNHLSGFRFFKLGEHA